One segment of Gammaproteobacteria bacterium DNA contains the following:
- a CDS encoding FAD-binding oxidoreductase, with protein MLPTAYQHLHRDLQTFIPSARLISDPLRTLAYGTDASLYRLIPQLVVRVESENEMKRVLALAHQHRTPVTFRAAGTSLSGQAVSDSVILQLGDGWRGWRIGDSAATISLQPAVIGSHANRYLAPYKRKIGPDPASINACWIGGIAANNASGMCCGTAQNSYQTLHSMRVMLADGAMLDTGDPASRTVFKVSHSALLAQLAELGQRTRANTALAERIRAKFKIKNTCGYSLNALVDYEDPFEILQHLMIGSEGTLGFIAEITYRTVEEHTHKATALLIFPDIQTACTAVAALKSQPVAAVELMDRASLRSVENKAGIPDYFKTLPETAAALLVETRAADAETLSAQVAAVTGAINDLPTLVPLHFTDRPEEFSRLWAIRQGLFPSVGSARAAGTTVIIEDVAVPVPRLAAMTLNLQSLFDQHGYRGSIIFGHALEGNLHFVITPDFSQPEETVRYHRFMDDVCHMIVDKYDGSLKAEHGTGRNIAPFVELEWGQQAYQLMREIKGLFDPHGLLNPGVILNDDPEIHIKNLKPMAAVDPLVDKCIECGFCEPNCPSRALTLSPRQRIVGLREQARLRALGADLERLKTISTAYAYQGVDTCASDGLCALACPVGINTGTMMLKQREQGRGALARMVGNQAANSFSTVTFATRASLTAADLAHRALGTTLLGGLTGMTRKLSGGRLPPWHRWLPTAGVLPRLEKAGVEAERPRVVYFPSCASRTMGPARDDPENEALPIKTVALLRKAGYEVVMPDNVAGLCCGQPFASKGLPEQASAKQDELERALRVASRDGRDPIVFDTSPCAFRVKPGEASTQLQVYDIAEFIHDFVLDRLELEKLPETVALHCTCSNIKMSLQTKLKAIAEACVEKVVVPDAISCCGWAGDKGFTYPELNASALRDLKAALPDNCQSGYSTSRTCEIGLSLHSERYYRSIVYLVDRCSSPR; from the coding sequence ATGCTCCCGACGGCCTACCAGCATCTTCATCGCGACCTGCAAACCTTCATCCCGTCTGCGCGCCTGATCAGCGATCCCTTGCGCACTCTGGCCTATGGAACCGACGCCAGCCTGTACCGGCTGATTCCCCAACTCGTGGTGCGGGTCGAGAGCGAGAATGAGATGAAGCGCGTCTTGGCTCTGGCGCATCAACATCGCACGCCGGTCACGTTCCGCGCCGCTGGCACCAGTCTGTCCGGGCAGGCGGTTAGCGATTCGGTGATTCTGCAATTGGGCGATGGCTGGCGGGGCTGGCGCATTGGCGACAGCGCGGCGACCATCAGCTTGCAACCGGCGGTGATCGGCAGTCACGCGAATCGCTATCTGGCTCCTTATAAACGCAAGATCGGTCCAGACCCTGCTTCGATCAACGCCTGCTGGATCGGCGGCATCGCCGCCAATAACGCCAGCGGCATGTGCTGCGGCACTGCGCAGAACAGCTATCAAACGCTGCATAGTATGCGAGTTATGTTGGCCGATGGCGCGATGCTGGATACCGGTGATCCGGCCAGCCGCACAGTGTTCAAGGTCAGTCACAGCGCATTGCTCGCGCAATTGGCGGAACTGGGTCAACGCACGCGGGCTAATACCGCGCTGGCCGAACGGATTCGCGCCAAGTTCAAAATCAAGAACACCTGTGGCTACAGCCTCAACGCTCTGGTGGATTATGAAGACCCGTTTGAAATCCTGCAGCATCTGATGATTGGCTCCGAAGGGACACTGGGCTTCATCGCTGAGATTACCTATCGCACGGTCGAGGAGCATACCCACAAGGCCACGGCGCTGCTGATTTTCCCGGATATTCAAACCGCCTGCACAGCGGTCGCGGCGCTGAAAAGTCAGCCGGTGGCGGCGGTGGAGCTGATGGATCGCGCTTCGCTCCGTTCCGTGGAGAACAAAGCGGGTATTCCCGACTACTTCAAGACCCTGCCGGAGACTGCCGCTGCCCTGTTGGTGGAAACGCGGGCAGCGGATGCAGAAACATTGTCTGCTCAGGTGGCTGCCGTGACCGGGGCGATCAATGACCTGCCGACCCTGGTTCCACTGCACTTTACCGACCGTCCCGAGGAATTTAGCCGCCTGTGGGCCATCCGTCAGGGATTGTTTCCCTCGGTCGGTTCCGCGCGGGCCGCGGGAACGACTGTGATTATCGAGGACGTCGCGGTTCCTGTGCCGCGCCTGGCGGCGATGACCCTGAATTTACAAAGCCTGTTCGACCAGCATGGCTATCGCGGCTCCATCATTTTCGGCCATGCGCTGGAAGGCAACCTGCACTTCGTGATTACGCCGGACTTTAGCCAGCCCGAGGAAACCGTGCGCTATCATCGCTTCATGGACGATGTCTGCCACATGATCGTCGACAAGTACGACGGCTCGCTGAAAGCCGAGCATGGCACAGGCCGTAATATCGCACCGTTTGTGGAACTGGAATGGGGGCAACAAGCCTATCAGTTGATGCGTGAAATCAAAGGATTGTTCGATCCTCACGGCTTGCTGAATCCCGGAGTGATTCTCAACGACGACCCTGAAATTCATATCAAAAATCTCAAACCGATGGCCGCAGTCGATCCGCTGGTTGATAAATGCATCGAATGCGGCTTCTGCGAACCGAACTGTCCCTCGCGTGCTTTAACCCTGTCGCCGCGACAACGGATTGTCGGTTTGCGCGAACAGGCGCGGTTGCGGGCCTTGGGTGCGGATTTAGAACGATTGAAGACGATCAGCACGGCGTATGCCTATCAGGGTGTCGATACCTGCGCCAGCGACGGGCTGTGTGCGCTGGCCTGTCCGGTAGGGATTAATACCGGGACGATGATGCTCAAGCAGCGCGAACAGGGCCGGGGCGCATTGGCGCGTATGGTGGGCAACCAGGCCGCGAACTCTTTCTCCACAGTAACCTTTGCCACCCGCGCCAGCTTGACCGCCGCCGATCTGGCGCATCGAGCGCTGGGTACGACACTCTTAGGCGGTCTGACCGGCATGACGCGCAAGCTGTCTGGCGGTCGCCTGCCGCCCTGGCATCGCTGGTTGCCAACCGCTGGCGTACTACCCAGACTTGAGAAAGCAGGCGTTGAAGCAGAACGTCCCCGCGTAGTCTATTTCCCCAGTTGCGCCAGCCGGACTATGGGGCCAGCCCGGGACGATCCGGAGAACGAAGCTCTGCCAATCAAGACTGTTGCCTTGTTGCGCAAGGCCGGTTACGAAGTGGTGATGCCGGACAACGTCGCGGGTCTGTGCTGCGGGCAGCCTTTCGCCAGCAAGGGCCTGCCAGAGCAGGCCAGCGCCAAGCAGGATGAATTGGAAAGGGCGTTGCGAGTCGCCAGTCGCGACGGTCGAGACCCGATCGTGTTCGACACCAGTCCCTGCGCTTTCCGGGTAAAACCGGGCGAGGCGTCGACTCAGCTCCAGGTGTACGACATCGCCGAATTTATCCACGATTTCGTACTCGACCGGCTAGAATTGGAGAAATTGCCGGAAACCGTGGCGCTGCACTGCACGTGCAGTAACATCAAGATGAGCTTACAAACTAAACTCAAAGCCATTGCCGAGGCGTGTGTGGAAAAGGTGGTTGTCCCCGATGCTATTTCCTGTTGCGGCTGGGCCGGGGATAAGGGCTTTACCTATCCTGAATTGAACGCCAGCGCCTTGCGGGATTTAAAAGCTGCGTTGCCGGACAATTGTCAGTCCGGCTATTCCACCAGCCGCACCTGCGAAATCGGTCTGTCCCTGCACAGCGAGCGCTATTACCGCTCGATTGTGTATCTGGTAGATCGTTGTTCAAGTCCGCGCTAA
- a CDS encoding transporter substrate-binding domain-containing protein — MFHRFFTVLATCVLALTLALPTLVNAQKLNQQLAGGSVLEVIKRRGTMKIGMSTFVPWAMRDKNGELIGYEVDVAKKLAEDMGVKAEFVPTAWDGIIPALLAGKFDIIIAGMSITPERNLTVNFSLPYANSGIQMVANKELADGFSTLEDFNKPEIVLAVRRGATPATAARRMMPKATLRQFDEDALALQEVLNGKAHAFVTSTPTPAFEALKHPDKLFLPIAEPFVQGAEGFALRKGDPDALNFFNNWIMLRQQDGWLKERHDYWFKSRDWAGQVME, encoded by the coding sequence ATGTTTCATCGTTTTTTCACCGTATTAGCAACTTGCGTTTTGGCGCTGACCCTGGCGTTGCCGACTCTGGTCAATGCGCAAAAGCTTAATCAGCAACTGGCCGGCGGCAGCGTTCTGGAAGTCATCAAACGACGGGGGACAATGAAGATTGGCATGTCGACCTTTGTTCCCTGGGCGATGCGCGACAAAAATGGCGAGTTGATCGGCTATGAAGTCGATGTCGCCAAAAAACTGGCCGAGGATATGGGAGTAAAAGCGGAATTCGTTCCGACCGCCTGGGATGGCATTATTCCTGCCCTATTAGCCGGTAAGTTCGACATTATTATCGCCGGTATGTCCATTACCCCGGAACGGAATCTGACCGTCAACTTTTCCTTGCCGTATGCCAATTCCGGCATCCAGATGGTGGCTAATAAGGAGTTGGCGGATGGATTCAGCACACTGGAAGATTTTAACAAGCCCGAAATCGTGTTGGCGGTGCGGCGTGGCGCGACTCCGGCGACCGCTGCTCGGCGGATGATGCCCAAGGCCACACTGCGGCAGTTCGACGAGGATGCGCTGGCGTTGCAGGAAGTGCTCAATGGCAAGGCCCATGCCTTTGTCACCAGTACGCCTACACCGGCTTTCGAGGCGTTGAAACATCCCGACAAGTTGTTTCTGCCGATTGCAGAGCCTTTCGTACAGGGCGCAGAAGGTTTCGCATTGCGCAAAGGCGATCCCGACGCGCTGAACTTCTTTAATAACTGGATCATGCTGCGCCAGCAAGACGGCTGGCTGAAAGAACGGCATGATTACTGGTTCAAGAGCCGTGACTGGGCTGGGCAGGTTATGGAGTAG
- a CDS encoding sterol desaturase family protein → MTDLLHYETILRLGCFFTVLLAMMFWEWRAPRRTLTLARIRRWPANLGIIVVDSVVLRLVFPMLAVGAAGLAEANGWGLFRWLHIPLWLALIASLLLLDLAIYTQHVVFHKIPALWRLHRMHHTDLDFDVTTALRFHPLEIVLSMLIKLALVVLLGAPPVAVMLFEIILNATAMFNHGNVGLPDGLDRRLRWVLVTPDMHRVHHSIRVEETDSNFGFNLPWWDRLFGTYREQPQDGHSGMTIGLEYFRDWRATRLYGLLLQPFLIEK, encoded by the coding sequence ATGACCGATCTGCTTCACTACGAAACCATCCTCCGGCTTGGCTGCTTCTTCACTGTGCTACTGGCCATGATGTTCTGGGAATGGCGCGCGCCCCGCCGGACCTTGACGCTGGCGCGAATCCGGCGCTGGCCGGCCAACCTCGGCATCATTGTGGTGGACAGCGTAGTACTGAGGTTGGTGTTCCCGATGCTGGCGGTTGGCGCAGCGGGACTGGCGGAAGCCAATGGCTGGGGGCTGTTTCGCTGGCTCCATATCCCGCTCTGGCTGGCGTTGATCGCTTCGCTGCTGCTACTGGATTTGGCCATCTACACGCAGCACGTCGTGTTTCACAAGATTCCCGCGCTGTGGCGCTTGCACCGGATGCATCATACCGATCTGGATTTCGATGTCACCACCGCCCTGCGTTTCCATCCACTGGAAATTGTCCTATCGATGCTGATCAAACTGGCGCTGGTTGTGCTGCTGGGCGCGCCGCCAGTCGCAGTGATGCTGTTCGAGATTATCCTGAATGCCACAGCCATGTTCAATCACGGCAATGTAGGTTTGCCAGATGGACTGGACCGACGATTGCGCTGGGTGCTGGTGACCCCGGACATGCATCGGGTTCATCATTCAATACGGGTCGAGGAAACCGACAGCAATTTCGGTTTCAACCTGCCCTGGTGGGATCGGTTGTTCGGCACCTACCGGGAACAGCCACAGGATGGCCATAGCGGCATGACCATCGGCCTGGAGTATTTCCGGGATTGGCGGGCGACCCGGTTATATGGGTTGCTCTTGCAACCGTTTCTTATTGAAAAATGA
- the aroE gene encoding shikimate dehydrogenase, translating into MQTGQPDQYAVMGYPIAHSKSPRIHALFAAQTGQNLEYRAILVEPGHFPAAARAFRDGGGKGLNITVPFKQDAWVFADLLSARAERAGAVNTLLFEPNGVRGDNTDGLGLVRDLTVNHGYPLTGKRILLLGAGGAARGVLQPLLAEKPAQLMIANRTAEKALGLALRFNDLGQVSASGFGELAGRRFDLIINATAAGLDDAVPPLPDEVLAVEGWCYDLMYGREPTAFVRWGREHGAVQSLDGLGMLVEQAAESFHLWRGVWPETRPVIAALRES; encoded by the coding sequence ATGCAAACCGGTCAACCCGATCAATATGCGGTGATGGGCTATCCCATCGCCCATAGCAAATCGCCGCGAATTCATGCTCTGTTCGCCGCTCAGACCGGACAGAATCTGGAGTATCGCGCCATTCTGGTGGAGCCGGGCCATTTCCCGGCAGCAGCGCGCGCTTTCCGCGACGGGGGCGGCAAGGGTCTAAATATTACAGTCCCATTTAAGCAGGATGCCTGGGTTTTCGCTGATCTCCTCAGCGCCCGTGCTGAGAGAGCGGGCGCTGTCAACACGCTGCTCTTTGAACCCAATGGGGTCCGGGGGGACAATACCGACGGATTGGGGCTCGTGCGAGATTTAACTGTCAATCACGGTTATCCGCTCACCGGAAAACGGATTCTGCTGCTGGGTGCAGGCGGCGCGGCGCGGGGCGTGTTGCAACCCTTGCTGGCGGAAAAGCCGGCGCAATTGATGATCGCCAACCGCACGGCGGAAAAGGCGCTGGGGTTGGCGCTGCGCTTCAACGATTTGGGGCAGGTATCCGCGTCCGGCTTTGGTGAATTGGCGGGGCGGCGGTTCGATCTGATCATCAACGCCACCGCCGCAGGTTTGGACGACGCCGTTCCTCCCCTGCCGGACGAGGTGCTGGCGGTGGAGGGCTGGTGCTATGACCTGATGTATGGCCGGGAACCGACCGCGTTTGTCCGCTGGGGCCGGGAACACGGCGCGGTCCAATCTCTGGACGGGCTGGGGATGTTGGTGGAGCAGGCGGCGGAGTCGTTTCATCTGTGGCGGGGAGTGTGGCCAGAGACGAGGCCAGTAATCGCAGCGCTCCGGGAAAGTTGA
- the otsB gene encoding trehalose-phosphatase, with the protein MITFISQKLAAAYRSGYRLALLFDYDGTLTPLVDHPRLAHLDPALREVLAQLAAWPRITVGVVSGRALDNLIDMVKLDALRYGGSTGLELRIAGERCVTNEALESRAFLDPLCAIVEGAMADYPGAWVEKKPFGFTVHYRLLAADRVESLRMRTFSLLAPHAYRLRLLDNPLAIEVLPEIGQDKGTALQTIVAQDSVGPVTVLYAGDAINDEPALTATRALGGIALGIGPEAPTVAEYRLPDPAALHSLLARLAEEIA; encoded by the coding sequence ATGATCACTTTTATCTCCCAAAAACTGGCGGCTGCCTATCGCTCGGGATACCGGTTGGCGTTGCTCTTTGATTACGATGGGACGCTGACGCCCCTGGTGGATCATCCCCGGCTGGCGCACCTCGATCCTGCCTTGCGCGAGGTGCTGGCGCAGTTGGCCGCATGGCCGCGGATCACCGTCGGCGTGGTCAGTGGCCGGGCGCTGGATAATCTGATCGACATGGTCAAGCTGGACGCTTTGCGCTACGGCGGATCGACCGGTCTGGAATTGCGCATTGCCGGAGAGCGCTGTGTAACTAACGAGGCTCTGGAAAGCCGTGCTTTTCTCGATCCACTGTGCGCCATTGTGGAAGGAGCAATGGCCGATTATCCAGGCGCCTGGGTGGAGAAAAAACCGTTCGGTTTTACCGTTCACTATCGGTTACTGGCCGCAGACCGGGTCGAGTCGTTAAGAATGCGGACATTTTCGCTGCTCGCGCCTCATGCGTACCGTTTGCGTCTCCTGGACAACCCGTTGGCTATCGAAGTATTACCGGAAATTGGACAAGATAAAGGCACAGCATTGCAGACGATTGTCGCTCAAGACAGCGTTGGGCCGGTAACTGTGCTGTATGCTGGCGATGCGATCAACGACGAACCAGCGCTGACGGCAACGAGGGCGCTGGGAGGAATCGCGCTGGGCATTGGGCCAGAAGCGCCAACGGTGGCTGAATACCGCTTGCCCGATCCGGCTGCGCTACACAGCTTGCTGGCGAGGCTCGCTGAGGAAATCGCCTGA
- a CDS encoding TSUP family transporter: MELTLDLATLLLLGAVALLAGFIDAIAGGGGMLVMPTLLSIGMPPHLVVGTNKLIGTFGTFSASLTFIRKKLLQPALWWAMSLSTFAGALLGAVLIYLMSAGVLKKLLPLAILLASAYLIWPRRVRPAIVSVPEPPTTHPRSVQVTAGSLIGFYDGFIGPGTGAFWMATAMRLFRLDLVAAAGVARFMNFISNLTALLTFVALGNIDYVVGLSMGVLLMCGAFLGAHSAIRYGAPFIRPVFLLVVVLMAGRLLITS; the protein is encoded by the coding sequence ATGGAATTGACCCTCGATCTTGCCACCTTGTTGCTACTGGGCGCAGTGGCTTTACTAGCGGGCTTTATTGACGCGATCGCTGGCGGCGGCGGCATGTTGGTCATGCCAACGCTGTTGAGTATCGGGATGCCGCCGCATCTAGTGGTGGGCACCAACAAATTAATCGGCACGTTTGGCACTTTCAGCGCCTCGCTGACTTTTATCCGCAAAAAACTGCTTCAACCTGCGCTGTGGTGGGCGATGAGTCTCAGCACGTTCGCCGGTGCGCTGCTGGGGGCAGTATTGATTTATCTGATGAGCGCCGGAGTGTTGAAAAAGTTGTTGCCCCTAGCGATTCTGCTGGCGTCGGCCTATCTGATCTGGCCGCGTCGCGTCCGCCCTGCCATCGTGAGCGTCCCGGAACCGCCCACGACGCATCCGCGCAGTGTCCAAGTGACCGCCGGCAGCTTGATTGGCTTTTACGATGGCTTCATTGGTCCCGGCACCGGCGCATTCTGGATGGCGACAGCGATGAGGCTGTTCCGCCTGGATTTGGTCGCGGCTGCCGGAGTAGCCCGGTTCATGAACTTTATCAGCAACCTGACTGCCCTGCTGACCTTCGTCGCGCTCGGCAATATCGACTACGTCGTCGGACTAAGCATGGGAGTGCTGCTGATGTGCGGCGCATTTCTTGGCGCGCATAGCGCTATTCGCTACGGCGCGCCGTTCATTCGTCCGGTGTTTTTACTGGTGGTGGTTTTGATGGCGGGGCGGTTGCTGATCACCAGTTAA
- the hemB gene encoding porphobilinogen synthase, which produces MRSDDFSRRLVRETVLTSADLIQPLFVIEGQQRREPVASMPGVERLTVDELLHEAEKLAMLGVPAVALFPVTPPEAKSLDAAESWNPEGLAQRAARALKQAIPELGVITDVALDPFTSHGQDGLIDDSGYVLNDETVAVLVKQALSHAEAGVDVVAPSDMMDGRIAAIREALESNDFIHTRILAYSAKYASSFYGPFRDAVGSAGALGKGNKYSYQMDPANSDEALREVAMDLEEGADMVMIKPGMPYLDIVRRVKDQFAAPTFVYQVSGEYAMLLAAARNGWLDERAVVMESLLAIKRAGADAILTYFAGAAANWLRQGS; this is translated from the coding sequence ATGCGCAGTGACGACTTTTCACGGCGATTGGTGCGGGAGACTGTGTTGACCTCCGCCGATCTAATCCAGCCGTTGTTCGTTATCGAAGGCCAGCAACGCCGCGAACCGGTGGCGTCGATGCCGGGCGTGGAGCGATTGACCGTTGATGAATTGCTGCATGAAGCCGAGAAGTTGGCAATGCTGGGCGTGCCCGCTGTGGCGCTATTCCCGGTGACGCCGCCGGAGGCCAAATCGCTGGACGCCGCCGAATCCTGGAATCCCGAGGGTCTGGCGCAACGGGCAGCGCGCGCGCTGAAACAGGCGATTCCTGAACTCGGCGTCATCACTGATGTGGCGCTGGACCCGTTTACCAGCCACGGTCAGGATGGGCTGATTGATGATTCCGGTTATGTGCTGAATGATGAGACCGTGGCCGTACTGGTCAAACAGGCGCTTTCCCACGCCGAAGCAGGGGTCGATGTTGTCGCGCCCTCGGACATGATGGACGGACGAATCGCCGCCATCCGCGAGGCGCTGGAGTCCAACGATTTCATCCATACCCGGATTCTGGCCTACTCTGCTAAATACGCCTCCAGCTTTTACGGGCCGTTCCGCGATGCGGTCGGTTCGGCGGGAGCCTTGGGCAAAGGCAATAAATACAGCTACCAGATGGACCCGGCTAACAGCGACGAGGCGCTGCGCGAAGTAGCGATGGATCTGGAGGAGGGTGCGGATATGGTGATGATCAAGCCAGGAATGCCCTATCTGGACATCGTGCGCCGGGTCAAGGATCAATTCGCTGCACCGACCTTTGTTTACCAGGTTAGCGGGGAATACGCCATGCTCCTGGCGGCGGCGCGCAACGGTTGGCTGGATGAACGGGCGGTGGTCATGGAATCGCTGCTGGCGATCAAACGAGCCGGGGCGGACGCCATTCTGACGTATTTCGCTGGAGCGGCGGCGAACTGGCTGCGGCAGGGATCATGA
- the uvrD gene encoding DNA helicase II: MDVSWILDNLNEPQRQAVTAPLGPLRVLAGAGSGKTRVLTRRVAWLLAVENASPWSILAVTFTNKAAAEMRGRVEAMLEQPLGGLWIGTFHGIAHRLLRQHWQDSGLPRAFQILDSDDQNRLVKRVLRELGLDEKKWPPPAAAAFINRCKDEMQRPADVVDDGKPARRQNQRIYAAYQRECDRVGLVDFGELLLRAYELWRDHPELLAHYRERFQHVLVDEFQDTNTVQYQWIRLLSGGEGDIFIVGDDDQCVYGWRGSKVENIQRFSTDFPGAQTLRLEQNYRSTGVILQAANALIAHNARRLGKNLWTDAGDGDPVRIYAAFNEVDEARFVAEHIRQWTENGGQRQETAILYRSNAQSRLFEETLLGMGLPYRIYGGLRFFERAEIKDALAYLRLVANRDDDPSFERAVNTPPRGIGARTLDLLRDAARVDSSSLWQAAMRLTNNHGLGGRAAHAVRRFLDLIGMLDANTREQPLPERVGAVITHSGLRAMYEEDQADKGEMRVENLDELINVTVRFIAHIDPVIIGTEPTSLDWLNAFLAHAALESGERQAGAGEDCVQLMTLHMAKGLEFALVFLVGWEEGLFPHSRSAADERQLEEERRLAYVGLTRARQQVYLCHAEQRRWYGRESPQSPSRFVGEVPEALTQDVRARTKPRARTLTAAPPTATASGGLQPRQRVRHAKFGEGVVLAVEGEGYHSRARIDFPAAGGPKWLVVAYAKLEPV, from the coding sequence ATGGACGTTTCCTGGATTCTCGATAATCTTAACGAACCCCAACGCCAAGCGGTCACCGCCCCGCTGGGGCCTCTGCGCGTACTGGCCGGCGCCGGCAGTGGCAAAACCCGCGTGTTGACCCGGCGGGTCGCCTGGCTGCTGGCGGTGGAAAACGCCTCGCCCTGGTCCATCCTCGCTGTCACCTTCACCAACAAGGCCGCTGCTGAAATGCGCGGACGAGTTGAAGCCATGCTGGAGCAACCGCTGGGCGGCCTATGGATTGGCACCTTTCACGGCATCGCCCATCGCTTGCTGCGCCAGCACTGGCAGGACAGCGGCCTGCCGCGCGCCTTCCAGATTCTCGACAGCGACGACCAGAACCGCCTGGTAAAACGGGTGCTGCGCGAACTCGGCCTGGACGAAAAGAAATGGCCGCCGCCCGCCGCCGCCGCTTTCATCAACCGCTGCAAGGATGAGATGCAGCGGCCTGCCGATGTGGTCGACGACGGCAAACCCGCTCGCCGGCAAAACCAGCGCATCTACGCCGCCTACCAGCGCGAATGCGACCGTGTCGGCCTGGTGGATTTCGGTGAATTGCTGCTGCGCGCCTACGAACTGTGGCGCGACCACCCCGAACTGCTCGCCCACTACCGCGAACGCTTCCAACATGTCCTAGTGGACGAATTCCAGGACACCAACACGGTTCAGTACCAATGGATTCGCCTGCTGAGCGGCGGCGAGGGCGATATCTTCATCGTCGGGGACGACGATCAATGCGTCTACGGCTGGCGCGGCTCGAAAGTCGAAAACATCCAGCGCTTCTCCACCGACTTTCCCGGCGCGCAAACCCTTCGCCTCGAACAGAACTACCGCTCCACCGGCGTCATCCTCCAGGCGGCCAACGCCCTGATCGCCCACAACGCCCGTCGCCTGGGCAAAAACCTGTGGACCGACGCTGGCGACGGCGACCCCGTGCGCATCTACGCCGCTTTCAACGAGGTAGACGAAGCACGCTTTGTGGCGGAACACATCCGCCAATGGACGGAAAACGGCGGTCAGCGCCAGGAAACCGCTATTCTCTACCGCTCTAACGCCCAGTCCCGCCTGTTCGAGGAAACCCTGCTCGGCATGGGTCTGCCATACCGCATTTACGGCGGTCTGCGCTTCTTTGAACGCGCTGAAATCAAGGATGCGCTGGCCTATCTGCGTCTGGTCGCCAATCGCGACGACGATCCCTCCTTCGAGCGCGCTGTGAACACTCCGCCGCGCGGCATCGGCGCACGCACCCTGGATTTGCTGCGCGACGCCGCCCGCGTTGATAGCAGTTCCCTGTGGCAAGCCGCGATGCGCCTTACTAATAACCACGGCCTCGGCGGACGCGCCGCTCACGCCGTGCGCCGGTTTTTGGACCTAATCGGGATGCTGGACGCCAACACCCGCGAACAGCCACTGCCGGAACGGGTTGGCGCAGTCATTACGCACAGCGGTTTACGCGCCATGTACGAGGAAGATCAGGCCGACAAAGGTGAAATGCGCGTGGAAAATCTGGACGAACTGATCAACGTCACCGTCCGCTTCATCGCTCATATCGACCCGGTGATCATCGGCACCGAACCGACTTCACTGGACTGGCTGAACGCCTTCCTCGCCCACGCCGCTCTGGAATCCGGCGAACGCCAGGCCGGGGCTGGCGAAGATTGCGTGCAATTGATGACCTTGCACATGGCCAAGGGCCTGGAGTTCGCCCTGGTGTTCCTGGTCGGCTGGGAAGAAGGACTGTTTCCCCACAGCCGCTCGGCTGCCGATGAACGGCAGTTGGAGGAGGAACGCCGCCTGGCCTATGTCGGCCTGACCCGCGCCCGGCAACAAGTCTATCTCTGCCATGCCGAGCAACGCCGCTGGTATGGCCGCGAAAGTCCGCAAAGCCCCTCGCGCTTCGTGGGGGAAGTCCCAGAGGCGTTAACCCAGGATGTTCGCGCCCGCACCAAACCCCGCGCGCGAACATTAACCGCCGCCCCGCCGACAGCGACCGCTTCCGGTGGGCTGCAACCGCGCCAGCGGGTGCGTCACGCCAAATTCGGCGAAGGGGTGGTGCTGGCGGTCGAAGGCGAAGGTTACCATAGCCGGGCGCGCATCGATTTCCCCGCCGCAGGCGGCCCCAAGTGGCTGGTGGTCGCCTACGCCAAGCTGGAACCCGTGT